TTCCTTCTATTATTGATTGTGGCCTAGAGCTTGGGTGCGCAGGGTTGGGCCCTGGAGCACTGGTGCGTAGTGACTGACTCAGCACCAAAATCTTCCGTGCTGGCCCTGGGTCCTGGGTCTGTAAGACCAGACATGGACATAGATTACTGGCAACTGTGGTCACAGGGACTGGCTGTATCCTGGgcacacacaggtgctggggcaggCATGGAGCTTGAGCTTGTGCAAACCAGTGTAAGGTCTGTGGTCACAGGTGTGGCCAGCTGCCGGGGCCATGAGGGGTGATCTGTAGTATGGGGAAATGGGGAGAGGCCCAGAGCCTGAATCCACAGGGGTCATTTTGGAGGCTGGGTCCATGAGGATGGGTTTAAGCCTTGGGGCTTTGAGGAACTGTTTAGAAGCTGAATACATGTGGGGTGGAGTGTCCTGGAGCCTAGGTGCAACAGGTTGGAGGAAGGCCTTGGACTGGATTCTACTAGGAGGCTTTCTACCAGGGGTCTCCTTCAGCAGGCACAGAGCATGGGGCCCTTGGTCAGCCTGGAGGTTGGGGTTACAGGGCAGGCCGGGAGGCTGCTCCTGTGGGTGCTGGACTGATGTCTGTTCTGTGGGTACGGGGATGATGTCTGGTGTGTGGGGCTGGCCTGATGTCTGgtgtgtgggtgctgggctgATGTCTGGTGTGTGGGGTGCTGGGTGGATGTCTGGTGTGTGAGTGCTGGGCTGATGTCTGGTCTATAGTTGCTGGGCCGATATATGGTCTGTGGGTGCTGGGCTGATGTCTGGTCTGTAGGTGCTGGGCTGATGTCTGGTgtgttggggctgggctgattctggtgtgtgggtgctgggctgATGTCTGGTGTGTGGGTACTGGGCTCATGTCTGGTCTGCGTGGGCTGGCCTGATGCTGAGGTATGTTTGAAGCCTGGACTGTTATCTGGTCTgctgctttttttcctctcttcatcTGTTCCTATTTTGTTGCACTAAATAGGTATTGTATGAATTTAATGTTCACGTTGCTTCTTTTACTCTAAGTAGAGTTTGTTAATGATTGTCTTGCATATTAGGATTAACAAGTTTCTAACAATCTAGCTTGGATTGATACCAACCtaatgtgtaatatatatataataaaaaatagcatataaaaaCTTGGTTCCTGTACTATTGTCCCTACTACTTGGTGTTGCTATTTTGATTAACATTGCATCTTTATAAATTATAAGCCCATTTAACACATCTTTATGATTGTCGTTTGTTCTTTATAATTGATATGGTAGTCTGGTTttcccaggaagcagaggcagtggGACGCGGGGACCTCTGAGAGATGTGCTGGGGAACTAGAGGAGACTCTGACTAGGAGGCACTGACTGTAGACTGAAGTCTGAAGGACTCCAGGGAGAATCCCCCCTTCCGCCCGACACTGCAGTCCGCAGCCTCCTAAGGGCTGACCTGGCTGTGTAGGGAAGACAGGAGAGGGACACACAGCAAGGACTGGGGGACACTGGCtcagtgagtgaatgagtgaagaaAGCCGTGCTCCTTTCCTTGTCGGTGGACGTCTGGGGTCCCTGTACAGGCCCTgcccagaggcacagagcacgTCCGCCTGTCCTGCTGAGCCTCCTGACCTGGGACAGACTGTGGCTCTCGACCTGCTTCACTGCTCCTCAGTGATGCTCACGGCCTGGTGGCCAGGCTGCAGGAGAAGCCACATGCGAGGTGCTTCCCAGACCCTGTGCCCTGCCAGCAGGCAGCCCCTAAGGGGCCCCACTTCAGGGAGAGGATCCCATCAGCCCCATCTCAGGGAGGTCTTCTGACAACCCACCAGGCAGGTCTGCATCTTTCTTGTTCCCGGGAtgggaactgaggcccagagcttaTCTGTGGTCATAGCTACAAAGAGGAAGTACAGAGCTTTTCTCCCACATCTGAAGGCTGCTCTTGGGTATTTACAGAGAGCAGTGGGAAACAGCTCCCATGAGATGACCACCCCTGCCATCCCATCCCCAAGTGCCCAGGAGGAGGCAGTGGGAGACCATAGGGAGGATAGAAGGCCCTGCAGGGACTCAGACACCCCCAGCTGTTGTCACTGACCTGCAGCTGCCTTCACCACCAGCCACTGTCACTCTGTCCCCTCACCATGCAGGCCAACTCACTCCACCTGCTCTGGTCCTCAGGTGACCCAATGTGCACCCCAGTTGGGGGTTCACTAGCCTGAGCTACCATTGCTCCAACCTGACCCCTTAGTTCTGGGACAGGAAATGACCCCTggttctttctgtgtgtctgcagACATGAACCATTCTGAGTGCTCCACACCATGGGCCAGATGTCAGGGTGATCTTCTGGGTGGGCTCCCTGCCCCCTACAATGACCAAATGGAGCTGCCCTGTGCCCCCAAGACAGGTGCACCCTCCCAGACCTCCGGCACAGGTGGCAGAGCCTGGGGACCTGGCGCGGGGTGGGTGGGAAGAGATCCCTGGTTTTCCCCAGAGATAGTCCTGTGTGGGTGGGGACACCATGGTGTGGCCCAGGAACTCCCACAAAGCACGCACCTGCCCAATTCCCACTGTCTCCACTGTTTGCTCCATAGGCCACCGCGAAGCCTTGTGAAAAGTTCAGATTCCATGAAGAAACTCTCCACAGCTTTCACCATcttcagaaagacaaaaaccCCTGGCCGTTGACCTCCCTGAGCCTTCAGGCTCTGAACTGTGAGTTTGCATGCCATTTGCTAAGTGCAGCAGGGAGACGGGAACCACCCATGAATTGATAGACCCATGGTGGGCAGGGGCTCCTCTCAGAGCTGTTTGCACATCTGTAAAGTGTAGGTGTCCACGGCCACTCTCTCTCAGGCAAGAGGGAGCCCAATGCTCGGCCAGGTGTCAGGTACAGAGCAGCAGTCCATGCAGGGAGTAGTCCCCCCAGTCAGGGACACTGCACAGACTCCCATTTGCACCTCAGTGCATCTCAGCTTGAACCCTGGGCAGTCTTGTTGGTGGGGGTggttcctggcctggcctggtttctctcctgtgttgtGGACACCACTGCCTTCACCATCCAGGCCAAACACACCTGGGCTCCTCCTGTCACAGCCCCAAACGTGGGCACTGGGTTATGGGCTGTCACAGCTCAGATCACAGTGACAGATGGTGACATGGTTCCCCAGACAACGAAGTTTAACCCGCTGGGAAAAAGGCCACCCTGTCCATACAGAACCTGTGTGAGTCctcacccaggagccaggagctgaggaggTGGGAGCTCGTGGAGTGCACAGGGAACCACATGCATCTCATTTCACCTGGCTCCGTGGCACCCTGTGGGGAGGGCTGTGAGCCCACGtcacagatgagaacactgaggctccAGTGAGGACACCAGCCACTCTGCCTACCCTCAGAACCTGCGTCCCTAACCATGAGGGAGCACTGACCCAGCCCATGGCTGCACCCATGGTTCCCCTGGATTCCTCACTCTTCTGGGCAGTCAGTGAACCCTGGACACACAGgggcttcctcctccctgccccaggacagCGGCGGGGGCCCCCCAGGTCCCCGCGTGCTCGGCGTGGGGCTCCCTTGTGCAGCAGGGAGAAGGTGGCTGCACAGCACGGGTGGGGACTCAATGCACTGGCATCCACACAGGAGCATGAAGAGAGCTATATTGGACTACATACAGAGGGGGACTTAAATAAACTGTCtcagagggcaggagagggagctACAAAAAACTATGATGCCAAGGGCAGGACGGCTCTGGCTGGAGGTGGCCCTGGGAGGACCCAGGAGCTGAGCTGTGCAGAGCCGGGTTTGCTGCCACCACAGTTGTTTCACTCGTGGCTGGGGCCAGAGCGGGGCCCCGATGAGCGGATGGGGAAACAGCTTAGAAGGGTGCGCACCCAGCTGGGTGAACGAAGGTGGGGACGGTCCTGATTGGAGATTGTGCGCTGCCCACGCCGGCggccccagggccagcgccgctTCGTGAACCAGGGCTGGGGATGCTCTGGCTCTGGTTTGGCTTCTGGAGATGCAGGGGGCTCCAGGGCCTCCACAGCTGGCACAGTTGCCAGGGACAGACAGGCTTCAGGTGGCTCTGGCTGGGGAGCAGATGCCGGGGTTGCCACCAAATCTGAccccagaagtgcagcagcctctGCGGGAGGCACCTCCAGGTCTCCTCctggtgctggagctgcaggaggagaacATGTCATGAACACCACTGCCCGTTCCTGCTGTCCTTGCCAAGAGGAGAtgagccccagccctgtgcccacagcagagccctgggtggAATGTGCTGCAGCCCTGGGACTCTGAGCCTGGTCTTCACTCCAGCCAACACCAGCCTTGGAGCCTCCTCCCAGAGTGGGGCAGCCCTGAGACCCTCTCAGACTCCCACGCACCCACCCCAGTCGTCCTCACCCTCAGGCTCCACTTCAGCCTCAGCCTCTTTGGGCTCTGGATCCTCTAGCTGCatcaggagcagctgggctcggCGTGCCAGGTCTGAGCTGGGCATCTGGAGCTGGATGTAGGCCAGCAGCTGATTCAGGCTGGCCAGGTCCTGAGGCTGACAGAAGTGCTCCGGGTAGTGGTCCCGCCAGGTACCGAGGAAGGAGCAAAGGGCACTAGGGGTAGCAGGAGGTCAGCAGAGTCAGACACCTTCTGCCCACACTCTCCCTCACCCCTGTGACTCTGGGTTCTGGGCTGAGGATACACGGCCTTGTTTGCAGGTGGGCATTGAGTGGCGGCGCATGTGTGAGccggctgctgcctgcctccaggCAGGCCCCTGAAATGGGAAGGGGTGGGCCAGCCTGTTTGAGTTGTGCTGTGGATGAATTCTCACcgttccccagatgcccaggaaCCCAGACAATTCTGTTCCCTGCTGTAGGCAACGTCACTGACCTCATCAGCCCTATAGCATTAATCACAGAAATGTAGGAGATGGGGTTATGGTCAGCCCCCTAGTTGCACCCCCGTGTCCCTGATGTGGAGAATGGAACCTCCCTCCTGACCCAAGGCCCACTCACTCCTTAGTGCGGTCGTCCTCTTCACAGTGAGGCTGAAAGGATGCATACCTAGAGGAGGACAGGAGGTGTCACCTGTGGTGTCCTGTGTGCCACCTGCCAGgaggtctgggggaggggctgagcccctgaCTACAAGGGAAGAAAAGCAGGGTAGAGACAGTGGTCTGTGCTGTGCACTGAATTTTATTAAGCTCCTAGACATGTGGCCCCACACAGTGGGCACTTCACAGTGTTTGCAGTGTGAGCTTGTGAGTCAGCCTGTTTGTCCCCAGGGGTCTAAGTGGGCCTGGGCCCCTTTATCACCCTCTGGTGTCTCAGTTTGGGTCACTACCGGGACAGAGAACCACACATAGAATCTGGAAGCTTCTTTGTGAATAGGAAGACTGCTTTTCCTGAGGCCATGGGTGGTGAGGCCTGAGGGCGCAGAGcctcattggagggtgaacataATGCTAAATGAGACCCCTGTCCTTGGCAGCCCACTCCTCCGGGAAGCACTTTCTGGAGCTCATCCCATTGGTCCCGAAATCACCAAGGGGCTTTTCCTCTGAGCACCAAAACTCTGTGTGAATGATTTGAGACCACGCAGGGTCTGGGACATCACCAAGACCCAGTCGAGAGGTACTGAGTCATCCCATTCTTGCATGTTCCGGCCCTCACCTTtggaacagcaggtgcagcacctGTTGGGTGGTGGCGAACCTTTGATAGATGTTCAGGAATGTGGGGACGAAGAAGGGGTCCCCTCTCTGCTGGGCAGGCACCAGCTGATTCACCAGCTTCTCCACCATGCCTGTGTCCAGGGTCCCGACCCTGCTGGCAGCCGACAAGGAGGGCACCGTTCCAACGTCTTGTTCCTGGTGGGGACCTGCACTTGGACCCTCAGGGGCCTCCAGCGCCTCTGCAGCTGAAAGATGGACTGCGCGGGGCAGCGATGGTTCAGCCAACTCTGGTTGGGGTGCCGCTGCTGTAGTTGGCGCTAGATCTAAGCACAGAAAGGCAGGAGCAAATGCAGAGGGAGAAAATATCAACACCACAGGCTTTCCTGCTCCTTGTGGTCAACCAGGAGTtttcctgccttccagggaagcCCTAGCCCTGCCCACAACAGGACCCTGCCCAGATGTGGTGAGCCCTGAGGGCTCTGAGCCTGGTCTTTGCTCCCAGACAACTCCAGGCTTGGAGCCTCGTCCCAGTGTGGCTCTGCCCCAGTGCCCTCCAATCTCCCACGTACTCAAGCCTCCTCACCTTtgggctcagcctcagcctccttGGGCTCGGGGTCCtccagctgggtcaggagccgTTGGGCTCGGAGTGGCAGGTCCGAGAAGGGCATATGGAGCTGGACGTAGGCCAGCAGCTGATGCAGACAGGTCAGGTCCTGAGGCTGACAGAAGTGCTCGGGATAACGGTCCAGCCAGGTTCCCAGGAGGGAGCACAGGGCACTGGGGACAGGCAGGCGGGCAGCAGAGTCAGACGTCTCCTGTCCACACCCACCCTCGCCCCTGTGACTCTGAGATCTGGGCAGAGGATGCTCAGCCCTTGTGCAGGTGGACAGAGAGGGGTCATGTGTAGGCCGATGCTCCCACCTCCTCTCGGGTTCTTGAGATGGGAAGGATTGGGCCAGCCCTTCTGAGAAGGGTTGTGGTAGGGAGATTCCCACTGCTCTCAGGATGCCCAGGAACCTCGTGTGTCTCTCAGGTTCTTCAGGTACCACGCCTGACCTCAGACTTCAAGTGGAAAACACAGGAAGGGTGCAATCCTGGGTCAAGGTCAGCCCCCCAGTTGCACCCCATGTCCCTGCTGTGGATAGTAGAAACCTCCCTCCTGACCCAAGGCCCACTCACTCCTTAGTGCGGTCGTCCTCTTCACAGTGAGGCTGAAAGGATGCATACCTAGAGGAGGACAGGAGGTGTCACCTGTGGTGTCCTGTGTGCCACCTGCCAGgaggtctgggggaggggctgactcCCTGACTACAGGGGAAGCAAAGCAGGGCAGATAGAGTGGTCTGTGCTGTGGGATGTCGTTTGCTAAGTTCCTGGGTATGTGCCTGCACACAGTGGGCACCTTCTTATGTTTGCTCTGTGGGTGAATTGAGTTCCTTCTAAGGTGTTGAGAGGTCTGAATCCCCTCCAGCAGCCCCTAGGGGTCCTgttcaggccattatcaggacaGGGACCCCCAGAGGGAATCTGGAAGGTTCTTTGTGAACAGCAAAGCAGCTTTGCCTATGGCCATGAGAGATGAAGTCTTAGGTCCCGGGCTGTTTCATGAGCCATGGGAGGAAATCTCTAAATCAGACCTCCTGGGCAGCCTATCCCTCATTACCAGGCTTAGAAAGAACTTTATCACTCTGGGAGACACTCCCCCGATCACCAAGATGCTGCAAGAACACACTGAGGCCCTGAAGGGGAGCAGGGTGTCACCAAGTTCCAGCCAAGGGTGGCGCGTCCCCCCTAcgcctgcaggtgcaggccctcACCTTTGGAACAGCAGATGCAGCACCTGCTGGGTGATGGTGAACTTGTGATAGATGAGCAGGAATGCAGGGACGATGAAGCAGTCCCCTCTCTGCTGGGCAGGCACCAGCTGACTCACCAGCTTCTCCACcttgcctgactcctggctccccaCGCTGCTGGCAGGTGACAGGGATGGCACAGGTTCCACTGTTGCTGGATCCTCAGGTTCCAGGTTTGGTCCTGGCCCCATTTTAGCTGCTGCCATCTCGGCTGGGGCCGGCTCCACCGGAGCTGAATCACCTGCTCTTGGCGAGGGCTCCCCCTCCAGCCTGCCTGCCACCATGGTCCCCACTCTGCTGGTGTCCTCCAGGGGTGTGGCAATGTCACTGTCATTCTGGGGTGAGACAAGGAGGGTGGTTGTAATCCTAGCCCTGATGTTCTGCCCCCACTCTCCTGCAGTTGTCATGGGACCACCAGGTCCCCATCCCACCCCCGGTCCCTTCCCATGGGTCACGGAGCTCCCCAAACTACCCCCTCCACACCACCCAAGGTAGATGCAGGGCCACCCAGGAGGATCAGAAGGGAGGTCTTCCCAGGGGTCCTGGCCTGGCTGGCTGAGATCACCTTGGTTTCCCTCTGAGAGAATTGCCAGAGCTGCTGTGGGCGAGGGCTGACCCAATGTCTATAGCTCTGGAGAATATccgcagcctggggctggccccgGCCTGGGCCATGGGATGTTGGGAGACAACACGAGAACATATCTGCTCGATGGCCTCTGACCAACTGAACTGGCTGGGTCaccagcaccacattgtgggcGCCTGGTACCCGGGTTCCAggttctgttgtggccattgtcaaggaagtgaggtcacttCCTGAGTTCCTCTCAGCAGACCTCCCCTAGGGTTCCTCTGCTGCTGACAGCCCCCCGGAACAGATGCCGTGTGCACACCTGCACCCAGTTACACCAGCACCCCCCCCAGCTCCCTGAGGGAGGCCTGGGCCAGCCGCACTCTCCACTGGGAGGTCATAGACCAGGGTCAGCCCCAGCATCTCCTTCCTCCAGGCCTGTGTCCCTGGGCAAGTCTTGTGcctctcagggcctcccctgtcccctctctgcAGCCCTGGGATTATTCTGGCATCTGCTTCCAAGGGATGCCCTCAGGGTGTGGAACACTAAGCACTTGTGTGAGCTGTGAAACCTGAGGCCTGGTATCACCGGTGTCTAATGCATGACCTAGAGATGGGAGGACCCCAAGAAAGGCTGGGACAAACAGTGGACCATGCTGTCACCACCTTAGGGTGATTTATTGTAATATAGCATCATCTGCTCTCATAAACAAATGAGGATGTGACTCATAGCCATAGAACATGTCTGAAATTGTTCTGATCTTGGCGTGTTTCAAAGCCAGTGTTCCAGTATTTTGAACCCCACCCAATGAGGAATGTTGTAAAATACTGCACAAAG
The window above is part of the Oryctolagus cuniculus chromosome 11, mOryCun1.1, whole genome shotgun sequence genome. Proteins encoded here:
- the LOC138843118 gene encoding uncharacterized protein; amino-acid sequence: MATTEPGTRVPGAHNVVLVTQPVQLVRGHRADMFSCCLPTSHGPGRGQPQAADILQSYRHWVSPRPQQLWQFSQRETKNDSDIATPLEDTSRVGTMVAGRLEGEPSPRAGDSAPVEPAPAEMAAAKMGPGPNLEPEDPATVEPVPSLSPASSVGSQESGKVEKLVSQLVPAQQRGDCFIVPAFLLIYHKFTITQQVLHLLFQRYASFQPHCEEDDRTKDALCSLLGTWLDRYPEHFCQPQDLTCLHQLLAYVQLHMPFSDLPLRAQRLLTQLEDPEPKEAEAEPKDLAPTTAAAPQPELAEPSLPRAVHLSAAEALEAPEGPSAGPHQEQDVGTVPSLSAASRVGTLDTGMVEKLVNQLVPAQQRGDPFFVPTFLNIYQRFATTQQVLHLLFQRYASFQPHCEEDDRTKE